A stretch of the Solanum dulcamara chromosome 6, daSolDulc1.2, whole genome shotgun sequence genome encodes the following:
- the LOC129892071 gene encoding pentatricopeptide repeat-containing protein At3g12770-like has protein sequence MNLCLLSPINLSVSSFGLLLQKCLKAKLLQPCKQIHGLMLISHTDMNALSLNSKLIGAYASCGDLGSAELVFQRTTNLNIFAFNWMISALTFHGYPEKSIGYFSLLQQSRIIPNKYTFAVVLKACVGLMDLNKGKEVQSMIYRMGFESEISVANSLIDMYGKCGNTDYARLVFNVMVERDIVSWTSMIYSYANMGKIEESFILFEKMRLEGTRPNNFTWNVMIAGYARRGDCHTAFMLLSKMSEEGLTPDLVTWNAMVSGYVQSHRSTEALALLQDMLDAGVKPNEVTLTGLLPVCGLIDSACTGKEIHGLAYRLELFANVFVASALIDMYSRCGSVEDAWNVFSSVPFKNVASWNAMIGCYGKHGRVEHAIKIFEKMQYEGVLPNEVTLTSILSACSHGGLVEKGLKIFWSMEESYGIRAKKEHYACVIDLLCRVGRLEEAYDIVKDMPIEVTDSIIGAFFSGCKVYARRDLAEKMAKDILQMDLKKPEGLVAISNIYAAEEEWENVENVRNMMKDKGLNKIPGSSWL, from the coding sequence ATGAATTTGTGCCTCTTATCCCCAATCAACCTCTCTGTAAGCAGTTTCGGCTTATTATTACAAAAATGCTTGAAAGCAAAGTTGCTGCAACCATGCAAGCAAATTCATGGATTGATGTTAATATCACACACTGACATGAATGCTTTGTCATTGAATTCAAAGCTCATTGGTGCCTATGCAAGTTGTGGGGATCTAGGTTCTGCTGAGCTTGTGTTCCAAAGAACAACTAACCTGAATATTTTTGCGTTCAATTGGATGATTTCAGCTTTAACATTCCATGGCTACCCTGAGAAATCCATTGGCTACTTCTCTCTTCTTCAACAATCAAGAATTATTCCGAACAAGTACACATTTGCTGTTGTGTTAAAAGCGTGTGTTGGTCTAATGGATCTGAACAAAGGAAAGGAAGTGCAAAGTATGATATATAGAATGGGATTTGAGTCAGAGATATCAGTTGCCAATTCCTTGATTGATATGTATGGTAAATGTGGTAATACGGACTATGCTCGTTTAGTTTTTAATGTAATGGTCGAGAGAGATATTGTATCCTGGACATCAATGATATATTCATATGCTAACATGGGGAAAATTGAAGAATCCTTTATTTTGTTTGAAAAAATGAGGTTAGAAGGCACAAGGCCCAATAATTTTACATGGAACGTAATGATCGCTGGATATGCTAGGAGAGGAGATTGTCACACAGCTTTTATGTTACTCTCTAAAATGAGTGAAGAGGGGTTGACTCCAGATTTGGTTACCTGGAATGCAATGGTTTCAGGATATGTTCAGAGCCACAGATCAACTGAAGCTCTAGCATTATTGCAGGACATGTTGGATGCTGGAGTGAAGCCTAATGAAGTTACTCTCACTGGGCTTCTTCCTGTCTGTGGGTTGATTGACTCTGCATGTACAGGGAAAGAAATTCATGGCTTAGCATATAGATTAGAGCTTTTTGCTAATGTCTTTGTTGCTAGTGCTCTCATTGACATGTACAGTAGATGTGGGAGTGTAGAAGACGCTTGGAATGTTTTCAGTTCCGTTCCTTTTAAGAATGTTGCATCATGGAATGCTATGATAGGTTGTTATGGGAAGCATGGCAGAGTAGAACATGCAATCAAAATATTTGAGAAGATGCAGTATGAAGGAGTGCTGCCAAATGAAGTCACCTTAACTTCTATTCTTTCTGCATGTAGTCATGGTGGTTTAGTTGAAAAGGGTTTGAAGATCTTTTGGTCCATGGAGGAGTCTTATGGCATTAGAGCAAAGAAAGAGCATTATGCTTGTGTTATTGATCTTTTGTGTCGTGTCGGGAGGCTAGAGGAGGCTTACGATATAGTCAAAGATATGCCAATAGAAGTTACAGATTCAATTATTGGCGCTTTCTTCAGTGGTTGTAAGGTCTATGCAAGGAGAGATCTTGCTGAAAAGATGGCTAAGGATATATTGCAGATGGATCTGAAGAAGCCTGAAGGTCTTGTAGCCATTTCAAACATTTATGCTGCTGAGGAAGAGTGGGAGAATGTTGAGAATGTGAGGAACATGATGAAGGACAAGGGATTAAATAAGATACCTGGTTCCAGTTGGTTGTAG
- the LOC129892715 gene encoding uncharacterized protein LOC129892715 produces MGRGRGKGKKLTVIDPDDPGSDEEEKIPTQKRRGRPQKSLKDDIDEEAAEMIEEEDSESEKLGIQNLEIKGSATENGKKRRRNSRVKEKHDSVKEENGNGTRSSTDESARSNNVFRHRRKNKPRRAAEAGVKCN; encoded by the coding sequence ATGGGTCGAGGTAGAGGAAAGGGTAAGAAATTGACTGTAATTGACCCTGATGATCCAGGAAGTGATGAGGAAGAAAAAATCCCTACACAGAAGAGGAGAGGAAGGCCACAAAAATCACTCAAAGATGACATTGATGAAGAAGCAGCTGAGATGATTGAAGAGGAAGATTCTGAGAGTGAAAAACTTGGAATTCAAAACTTGGAGATAAAAGGTTCTGCGACGGAAAATGGGAAGAAGAGGAGGCGGAATAGTCGGGTGAAAGAAAAGCATGATTCAGTAAAAGAGGAAAATGGTAATGGAACCAGATCAAGCACTGATGAATCTGCCAGGTCCAATAATGTTTTCCGTCATAGGCGAAAAAACAAGCCTCGTCGTGCTGCAGAAGCTGGTGTTAAGTGCAACTGA